From the Streptomyces syringium genome, one window contains:
- the shc gene encoding squalene--hopene cyclase → MTATTDGGTGAGSPPAAAATESTTVLPTADPAGQEQPHAAAERATARATRHLLARQDAAGWWKGDLETNVTMDAEDLMLRQFLGIQDEKTTRAAALFIRTEQRPDGTWSTFHGGPAELSATIEAYVALRLAGDAPEAPHMAAAALWIREQGGIAAARVFTRIWLALFGWWKWDDLPELPPEIMYLPKWFPLNIYDFGCWARQTIVPLTVVSAKRPVRPAPFPLDELHTDPRRPNPPRPAAPAASWDGLFQRLDKALHVYRRFALAPLRRTALRAAERWIIERQENDGCWGGIQPPAVYSVIALHLLGYDLGHPVLRAGLESLDRFAVWREDGARMIEACQSPVWDTCLAVIALADAGVAADHPALVKAADWMLDEQITRPGDWTVRRPELPPGGWAFEFHNDNYPDIDDTAEVVLALKRVRHPNPGRVETAIRRATRWNLGMQSRNGAWGAFDADNTSPFPNRLPFCDFGEVIDPPSADVTAHVVEMLAVLGRQHDPRTRRGIDWLLAEQEPSGAWFGRWGTNYVYGTGSVLPALVAAGLPVSYPAVRRAVAWLESVQNADGGWGEDQRSYRDPEWIGRGATTPSQTAWALLALLAAGERESKAVERGVAWLVDHQRPDGSWDEPHFTGTGFPWDFSINYHLYRQVFPLTALGRYLHGEPFAPDGREG, encoded by the coding sequence ATGACAGCGACGACCGACGGAGGCACCGGGGCGGGCTCGCCCCCTGCGGCCGCGGCCACCGAGAGCACCACCGTCCTGCCCACCGCCGACCCGGCCGGGCAGGAGCAGCCGCACGCGGCCGCGGAGCGGGCCACCGCCCGCGCGACCCGGCACCTGCTCGCCCGGCAGGACGCGGCGGGATGGTGGAAGGGCGACCTGGAGACCAACGTCACCATGGACGCCGAAGACCTGATGCTCCGCCAGTTCCTCGGCATCCAGGACGAAAAAACCACCCGGGCGGCGGCCCTCTTCATCCGCACCGAGCAGCGCCCGGACGGCACCTGGTCCACCTTCCACGGCGGGCCCGCCGAACTCTCCGCCACCATCGAGGCCTATGTCGCGCTGCGGCTCGCCGGGGACGCCCCCGAAGCCCCGCACATGGCCGCCGCCGCGCTCTGGATCCGCGAGCAGGGCGGCATCGCCGCCGCCCGGGTCTTCACCCGGATCTGGCTGGCCCTCTTCGGCTGGTGGAAGTGGGACGACCTCCCCGAACTGCCGCCCGAAATCATGTACTTGCCGAAGTGGTTCCCGCTCAACATCTACGACTTCGGCTGCTGGGCCCGGCAGACCATCGTGCCCCTGACCGTCGTCTCCGCGAAGCGCCCGGTACGGCCCGCGCCGTTCCCCCTCGACGAGCTGCACACCGACCCGCGGCGCCCCAACCCCCCGCGCCCGGCGGCCCCGGCCGCGAGCTGGGACGGCCTCTTCCAGCGCCTGGACAAGGCACTGCACGTCTACCGCAGGTTCGCGCTCGCCCCGCTGCGCCGCACCGCGCTCAGAGCGGCCGAGCGCTGGATCATCGAGCGGCAGGAGAACGACGGCTGCTGGGGCGGCATCCAGCCCCCCGCCGTCTACTCCGTCATCGCCCTGCACCTCCTCGGCTACGACCTCGGGCACCCGGTGCTGCGTGCCGGGCTCGAGTCGCTGGACCGTTTCGCCGTCTGGCGCGAGGACGGCGCACGGATGATCGAGGCGTGCCAGTCGCCCGTCTGGGACACCTGCCTCGCCGTCATCGCGCTCGCCGACGCGGGCGTCGCCGCCGACCACCCGGCCCTCGTCAAGGCCGCCGACTGGATGCTGGACGAGCAGATCACCCGGCCCGGCGACTGGACCGTGCGCCGGCCCGAGCTGCCCCCGGGCGGCTGGGCCTTCGAGTTCCACAACGACAACTACCCCGACATCGACGACACCGCCGAGGTCGTCCTCGCCCTCAAGCGGGTACGCCACCCCAATCCCGGGCGCGTCGAGACGGCCATCCGGCGGGCCACCCGCTGGAACCTGGGCATGCAGTCCAGGAACGGCGCCTGGGGGGCCTTCGACGCCGACAACACCAGCCCCTTCCCCAACCGGCTGCCGTTCTGCGACTTCGGCGAGGTCATCGACCCGCCGTCCGCCGACGTCACCGCCCATGTGGTCGAGATGCTGGCGGTCCTCGGCAGGCAGCACGACCCGCGCACCCGGCGCGGCATCGACTGGCTGCTCGCCGAGCAGGAGCCGTCCGGCGCCTGGTTCGGCCGCTGGGGCACCAACTACGTCTACGGCACCGGGTCGGTGCTGCCCGCCCTCGTCGCCGCCGGGCTGCCCGTCTCGTACCCGGCCGTCCGCCGGGCCGTGGCCTGGCTGGAGAGCGTGCAGAACGCCGACGGCGGCTGGGGCGAGGACCAGCGCTCCTACCGCGACCCCGAGTGGATCGGGCGCGGCGCGACCACCCCCTCGCAGACCGCCTGGGCGCTGCTGGCGCTGCTGGCCGCGGGGGAGCGGGAGAGCAAGGCCGTCGAGCGCGGCGTGGCCTGGCTGGTGGACCACCAGCGCCCGGACGGCTCCTGGGACGAGCCGCACTTCACCGGGACCGGCTTCCCCTGGGACTTCTCCATCAACTACCACCTGTACCGGCAGGTCTTCCCCCTCACGGCCCTCGGCCGCTATCTGCACGGCGAGCCCTTCGCCCCCGACGGGCGGGAGGGCTGA
- a CDS encoding phosphorylase family protein — translation MTPGTGTPGSAPLLIACALGIERLALGGGFGGAAGPVTVLRTGMGPQAADRAVALALGDDPALCDAAVIATGFCAGLAPGMHPGDLVVADETRDDAGRTECVGVELLAKELARAAPRRVIHTGPLVGSDHIVRGAERTALHAAGALAVDMESAATLRSAVRAGPRPVAAVRVVVDAPEHELVRIGTLRGGISAFRVLRTVLPAFFEWHRSLLLPRR, via the coding sequence ATGACCCCCGGCACGGGCACCCCCGGCTCCGCTCCGCTGCTGATCGCCTGTGCGCTCGGCATCGAGCGGCTGGCCCTGGGAGGCGGCTTCGGCGGAGCCGCCGGGCCCGTGACCGTACTGCGCACCGGCATGGGACCGCAGGCCGCGGACCGGGCCGTGGCCCTCGCGCTCGGGGACGACCCGGCGCTGTGCGACGCCGCCGTGATCGCCACCGGCTTCTGCGCCGGCCTCGCCCCGGGGATGCACCCCGGGGACCTGGTCGTCGCCGACGAGACCCGCGACGACGCCGGGCGCACCGAGTGCGTCGGCGTGGAGCTGCTGGCCAAGGAGCTGGCCCGGGCCGCGCCCCGGCGCGTCATCCACACCGGCCCGCTGGTCGGCTCGGACCACATCGTGCGCGGCGCGGAGCGGACGGCCCTGCACGCCGCGGGAGCGCTCGCGGTGGACATGGAGTCCGCCGCCACGCTCCGAAGCGCCGTGCGGGCCGGTCCGCGCCCGGTTGCGGCCGTCCGGGTGGTCGTGGACGCTCCAGAACATGAACTCGTCCGAATTGGGACCCTGCGGGGTGGAATATCGGCTTTCCGCGTACTGCGCACTGTTCTTCCGGCCTTTTTCGAATGGCACCGTTCTTTGCTGCTCCCCAGGAGGTGA
- the hpnH gene encoding adenosyl-hopene transferase HpnH, with product MAMPLRQTIRVGTYLFEQKLRKREKFPLIVELEPLFACNLKCEGCGKIQHPAGVLKQRMPVAQAVGAVLESGAPMVSIAGGEPLMHPQIHEIVRQLVERRKYVFLCTNAMLMRKKMEKFTPSPYFAFAVHIDGLRERHDESVAKEGVFDEAVEAIKEAKRRGFRVTTNSTFFNTDTPQTIIEVLNYLNDDLQVDEMMISPAYAYEKAPDQEHFLGVEQTRELFKKAFSGGNRGRWRLNHSPLFLDFLEGKADFPCTAWAIPNYSLFGWQRPCYLMSDGYVPTYRELIEDTDWDKYGRGKDPRCANCMAHCGYEPTAVLATMGSLKESLRAARETIASNRG from the coding sequence ATGGCCATGCCGCTCCGCCAGACCATCCGGGTCGGGACGTACCTTTTTGAACAGAAGCTCCGCAAGCGGGAAAAGTTTCCGCTGATCGTGGAACTCGAGCCGCTTTTCGCCTGCAACCTCAAGTGCGAGGGCTGCGGGAAGATCCAGCACCCGGCCGGGGTGCTCAAGCAGCGGATGCCCGTCGCCCAGGCCGTGGGCGCGGTGCTGGAATCCGGTGCGCCCATGGTGTCCATCGCGGGCGGCGAGCCCCTGATGCACCCCCAGATCCACGAGATCGTGCGGCAGCTGGTGGAGCGGAGGAAATACGTTTTCCTCTGCACCAACGCCATGCTGATGCGCAAGAAGATGGAGAAGTTCACGCCCTCGCCCTATTTCGCCTTCGCGGTGCACATCGACGGGCTGCGCGAGCGGCACGACGAGTCCGTCGCGAAGGAAGGCGTCTTCGACGAGGCGGTCGAGGCGATCAAGGAGGCGAAGCGGCGCGGCTTCCGGGTCACCACCAATTCGACCTTCTTCAACACCGACACCCCCCAGACCATCATCGAGGTGCTCAACTACCTCAACGACGACCTCCAGGTCGACGAGATGATGATCTCGCCCGCCTACGCCTACGAGAAGGCACCCGACCAGGAGCACTTCCTCGGCGTCGAGCAGACCCGCGAGCTGTTCAAGAAGGCCTTCTCGGGCGGCAACCGGGGCCGCTGGCGGCTCAACCACAGCCCGCTCTTCCTCGACTTCCTCGAGGGCAAGGCGGACTTCCCGTGCACCGCGTGGGCCATCCCCAACTACTCCCTCTTCGGCTGGCAGCGCCCCTGCTACCTGATGAGCGACGGCTACGTGCCGACGTACCGGGAGCTGATCGAGGACACCGACTGGGACAAGTACGGGCGGGGCAAGGACCCGCGGTGCGCCAACTGCATGGCGCACTGCGGCTACGAACCCACGGCCGTGCTGGCCACCATGGGCTCCCTCAAGGAGTCGCTGCGCGCCGCCCGGGAGACGATCGCCTCCAACCGGGGCTGA
- the dxs gene encoding 1-deoxy-D-xylulose-5-phosphate synthase — MSLLENIRGPRDLKTLDAEDLTELSEEIRHFLIHAVARTGGHLGPNLGVVELCIALHRSFDSPADRILWDTGHQSYVHKLLTGRQDFSKLRGKGGLSGYPSREESEHDVIENSHASTVLGWADGLAKANQVLGRWNRHVVAVIGDGALTGGMAWEALNNIAAAKDRPLIIVVNDNARSYAPTIGGLAHHLAGLRTTDGYERALSWGKDIVQRLPLLGTPLYESLHGAKKGFKEAFAPQGMFEDLGLKYVGPIDGHDIGAVEEALRRAKRFHGPVLVHCRTEKGRGYRPALEDEADRFHTVGVMNPLTCEPLVPAGGRSWTSVFGDEMLRIGAERPDVVAITAAMLHPVGLTKFAAAYPDRVWDVGIAEQHAATSAAGLATGGLHPVFAVYATFLNRAFDQVLMDVALHKCGVTFVLDRAGITGTDGASHNGMWDMSILQVVPGLRIAAPRDADQLRAQLREAVDVHDAPTVVRFPKETVGPSLPALARVGGMDVLSAPETTHPDVLLVAVGAMAHVALEAADLLAARGTACTVVDPRWVKPVDEALPALAARHRVVAVVEDNSRTGGVGSAIAQTLRDAGVDLPVRTFGIPEQFLPHAKRGEVLADLGLTPAEIAGRISAALVRRAAAPVTEERDA, encoded by the coding sequence GTGTCGTTGTTGGAGAACATCCGCGGTCCGCGCGACCTGAAGACGCTCGACGCGGAGGACCTGACCGAACTGTCCGAGGAGATCCGGCACTTCCTGATCCACGCGGTTGCCAGGACCGGCGGCCACCTGGGCCCGAACCTCGGCGTGGTGGAGCTCTGCATAGCCCTGCACCGCTCCTTCGACTCGCCCGCCGACCGCATCCTGTGGGACACCGGGCACCAGAGCTACGTGCACAAACTGCTCACCGGGCGGCAGGACTTCTCCAAGCTGCGCGGCAAGGGCGGTCTCTCCGGCTACCCCTCGCGCGAGGAGTCCGAGCACGACGTCATCGAGAACAGCCACGCCTCCACCGTCCTCGGCTGGGCCGACGGGCTCGCCAAGGCCAACCAGGTGCTCGGGCGCTGGAACCGCCACGTCGTCGCCGTCATCGGCGACGGCGCGCTGACCGGCGGCATGGCCTGGGAGGCGCTGAACAACATCGCCGCCGCCAAGGACCGGCCGCTGATCATCGTCGTCAACGACAACGCGCGCTCCTACGCGCCCACCATCGGCGGCCTCGCCCACCACCTCGCCGGGCTCCGCACCACCGACGGCTACGAACGCGCCCTGTCCTGGGGCAAGGACATCGTCCAGCGGCTGCCGCTGCTCGGCACCCCGCTCTACGAATCGCTGCACGGCGCCAAGAAGGGCTTCAAGGAGGCCTTCGCCCCCCAGGGCATGTTCGAGGACCTCGGCCTGAAGTACGTCGGGCCGATAGACGGACACGACATCGGGGCCGTCGAGGAGGCGCTGCGCCGGGCGAAGCGCTTCCACGGGCCCGTGCTCGTGCACTGCCGCACCGAGAAGGGGCGCGGCTACCGGCCCGCCCTGGAGGACGAGGCCGACCGTTTCCACACCGTCGGCGTGATGAACCCGCTGACCTGCGAGCCGCTGGTCCCGGCCGGCGGCCGGTCCTGGACCTCGGTGTTCGGCGACGAGATGCTGCGCATCGGGGCCGAGCGGCCGGACGTGGTGGCGATCACCGCGGCGATGCTGCACCCCGTGGGCCTGACGAAGTTCGCGGCCGCCTACCCCGACCGGGTCTGGGACGTCGGGATCGCCGAGCAGCACGCGGCGACCTCGGCGGCCGGGCTGGCGACGGGCGGGCTGCACCCGGTCTTCGCGGTGTACGCCACCTTCCTCAACCGCGCCTTCGACCAGGTCCTGATGGACGTGGCCCTGCACAAGTGCGGAGTGACGTTCGTGCTGGACCGGGCCGGGATCACCGGCACCGACGGTGCCTCGCACAACGGCATGTGGGACATGTCGATCCTCCAGGTCGTCCCCGGGCTGCGGATCGCCGCCCCGCGCGATGCCGACCAGCTCCGCGCCCAGCTGCGCGAGGCCGTCGACGTCCACGACGCCCCGACCGTCGTGCGCTTCCCCAAGGAGACCGTGGGCCCGTCCCTCCCCGCCCTGGCCCGGGTGGGCGGCATGGACGTGCTGAGCGCGCCGGAGACCACCCACCCCGATGTGCTGCTGGTCGCGGTCGGCGCCATGGCCCACGTCGCCCTCGAAGCCGCCGACCTGCTCGCCGCGCGCGGCACCGCCTGCACCGTCGTCGACCCCCGCTGGGTCAAGCCGGTCGACGAGGCACTGCCCGCGCTCGCCGCGCGCCACCGCGTCGTCGCCGTCGTCGAGGACAACAGCCGCACCGGTGGCGTCGGATCGGCCATCGCGCAGACGCTGCGCGACGCCGGCGTCGACCTGCCCGTGCGGACCTTCGGCATCCCCGAGCAGTTCCTGCCGCACGCCAAGCGCGGCGAGGTGTTGGCGGACCTGGGTCTCACCCCCGCCGAGATCGCCGGCCGGATCAGCGCCGCGCTGGTCCGCCGGGCGGCCGCCCCGGTCACCGAGGAGAGGGACGCATGA
- a CDS encoding aspartate aminotransferase family protein, producing MTDDTPGFDLARLLAERGGERYDLHTRYLNHQLPRMLRTIGFDKVYERAEGAYFWDADGQDYLDMLAGFGVMGLGRHHPVVRKALHDVLDASLADLTRFDCQPLPGLLAEKLLSYAPHLDRVFFGNSGTEAVETALKFARYATGRPRILYCAHAFHGLTVGSLSVNGEGGFRDGFAPLLPDTAVELGDLGALERELRRGDVAGFVVEPIQGKGVLEPPAGYLRAAQELLRRHKALLIADEVQTGMGRTGAFFAYQHESGLEPDLVCVAKALSGGYVPVGATLGKDWIFKKVYSSMDRVLVHSASFGANAQAMAAGLAVLAVMEDEQVVANARQTGDLLRTRLAGLVEKYELLQEVRGRGLMIGIEFGRPKSLGLRSRWTMLQAARKGLFAQMVVVPLLQRHRVLTQVSGDRLEVIKLIPPLIIGEREVDRFVEAFTAVMDDAHGGGGLMWDFGRTLVKQAVAGR from the coding sequence ATGACGGACGACACCCCCGGCTTCGACCTCGCCCGGCTCCTGGCGGAGCGCGGCGGCGAGCGGTACGACCTGCATACCCGGTACCTCAACCACCAGCTCCCGCGCATGCTGCGCACCATCGGCTTCGACAAGGTCTACGAACGGGCCGAGGGCGCGTACTTCTGGGACGCGGACGGGCAGGACTACCTCGACATGCTCGCGGGCTTCGGGGTGATGGGCCTCGGCCGGCACCACCCCGTCGTGCGCAAGGCACTGCACGACGTCCTCGACGCCTCCCTCGCCGACCTCACCCGCTTCGACTGCCAGCCGCTTCCCGGCCTGCTCGCCGAGAAGCTGCTGTCGTACGCACCGCACCTGGACCGGGTCTTCTTCGGCAACAGCGGCACCGAGGCCGTCGAGACGGCCCTGAAGTTCGCCCGCTACGCCACCGGCAGGCCCAGGATCCTGTACTGCGCGCACGCCTTCCACGGGCTGACCGTCGGCTCCCTGTCGGTCAACGGCGAGGGGGGCTTCCGCGACGGCTTCGCCCCCCTGCTGCCGGACACGGCGGTCGAGCTCGGCGACCTCGGCGCCCTGGAGCGGGAGCTGCGGCGCGGCGATGTGGCGGGCTTCGTGGTCGAGCCGATCCAGGGCAAGGGCGTCCTGGAGCCGCCGGCCGGTTACCTGCGGGCCGCACAGGAGCTGCTGCGCCGGCACAAGGCCCTGCTGATCGCCGACGAGGTGCAGACCGGCATGGGGCGGACCGGTGCCTTCTTCGCCTACCAGCACGAGAGCGGGCTCGAACCGGACCTGGTGTGCGTGGCCAAGGCACTCTCCGGCGGCTACGTGCCGGTCGGTGCGACCCTCGGCAAGGACTGGATCTTCAAGAAGGTCTACTCCTCCATGGACCGGGTGCTGGTCCACTCGGCGAGCTTCGGGGCGAACGCGCAGGCCATGGCGGCCGGGCTCGCGGTGCTCGCCGTGATGGAGGACGAACAGGTCGTCGCCAACGCCCGGCAGACCGGCGATCTGCTGCGGACCAGGCTGGCGGGGCTCGTCGAGAAGTACGAGCTGCTGCAGGAGGTGCGCGGCCGGGGCCTGATGATCGGCATCGAGTTCGGCCGGCCCAAGTCGCTCGGGCTGCGGAGCCGTTGGACCATGCTCCAGGCCGCACGGAAGGGGCTGTTCGCGCAGATGGTGGTGGTGCCGCTGCTCCAGCGGCACCGGGTCCTGACCCAGGTCTCCGGTGACCGGCTGGAGGTCATCAAGCTGATCCCGCCGCTGATCATCGGCGAGCGGGAGGTGGACCGGTTCGTGGAGGCCTTCACGGCCGTCATGGACGACGCCCACGGTGGCGGCGGGCTGATGTGGGACTTCGGCCGCACCCTGGTCAAGCAGGCGGTCGCGGGCCGCTGA